The genome window CTCGCGTACTACAAGGAGGCAAAGGGAGCGAAGGGCGCGCCCCTCCAGGCGTTCGTCGTGAGCCGCTGGCCCCTTCCGTCCTTCGAGGGCCCGGTCTACGTGGTGACGAGCGACGTCACCGTCAGCGCGGGTGAGGTCCTCGCGCTGTCCCTGCGCGCCTTGCCCCATATCACCCTGGTAGGGACTCCGACGCGGGGCGCGTTCTCCGACATGCTCATCAAGCCGCTGCCCAACGGGTGGACGGTCTCCCTGTCGAATGAGTTCTACACCAACGTGGAGAGTCAGAACTTCGAGGCACGGGGCCTACCGCCGCAGCGGCCGTTGGAGGTCTTCAGCGACGGCAAGGACCTCTGGCACTCGCATGCGCGCGCCCTCCGTGCGCTGGCGGATTCGCTGGTGCCCCGGAGGCGAAGACCACGCCCTAGGAAGCAGGCAGCCTGTCACGTCGTGCCATCGGGGCCGGGGCGACCTACCTCTCATGCGGAAGCCTTCACCTCCGTTCGAAGAGGAGCACGTCCGATGCCGACCCGGTCCCCCACTCGCAAGAGCGTCACGCGCACGCGGCGCCTGAAGGATCCGAAGGGCGGCCTCACCGCGGCGGGCCGCGAGTGGTTCCACGAGAAGGAAGGCGCGAACCTCAAGCCCGGTGTGAAGGGCGAGGCGGACACGCCGGAGAAGATGCGCAGAAAGGGCAGCTTCCTGCGCCGCCACTTCGCGCATCCGCGCGGGCCCATGGTGGATGCCAAGGGCAAGCCCACGCGCCTTGCCCTGTCCGCTCGCGCATGGGGCGAACCCGTGCCGAAGGACAACGCGGGAGCGAAGCGGCTCGCCACCAAGGGCACGAAGCTGCTGGAGCGCTACCACGCGACGCAGGAGCGCGCGAAGCCCGCCGCAAAACGCTCCGGCGCCAAGAAGACGCGGACCGCCGTCGCGGCCCGCAGGGCGACGGCGAAGAAGCGCGCGTCCCCCACCGCGAGGAAGACCGCGACCCGGAAGCGCGCGAAGCTTTCCTGAAGCCGCGCCATCGCCTCACCGCCGGAGCGCGCGAGGGACACCTGCCCGAGGAAGCGTGACGTAGTCCGACGGTTCGAAGTGCTCCACCCGGTGGCGGAAGGCTGTGGTGGAGCCGGGCCAGAGGGCGGAGTTTCGCCCCGAGGCATCCATGTACCAGCTCCGGCATCCCCCCTGGTTCCACACCGTGCTGGACAGTCGCGCCTCCAGGTCGCGCACGAAGGCGTCCTGGGCTCCTGGATCCGGCTCCACGGCGGCGGCGCCCCGGGCCTCCAGGTAGCGCAGCGCGCCCAGCACGTGCTCCACCTGGGCCTCCATCATCAACAGCACGGAGGTGTGGCCCAGGGTGGTGTGGGGCCCCTGAAGCAGGAAGAGGTTGGGGAAGCCGCTCACGGTGGTGCCCAGGAAGGCCCGGGGGCTGCCCGCCCACACCTGCGCGAGCGTCCGGCCGTCACGGCCGTGGATGTGGTGCCCCATGGGCATGTCCGTCGCCTGGAACCCGGTGCCGAAGATGAGCGTGTCCACCGGATGGACGGCGCCATCGCCGGTGACGACCGCGTCCTCGCGCACCTCGCAGATGGACGCGGTGACGACCTCCACGTTCGGGCGCGTGAGGGCCGGCAGATAGTCGTCTGAGACGAGGATGCGCTTGCACCCCATCGTGTACCGGGGCGTGAGCCGGTCGCGCAGCGAAGGATCCTTCACCGTCTTCAGCATGTGCCGGAGCACCCAGGGCTGCGCGAGCCGGAGGATCCACGGGTGCTGGAAGCCCAGGGCCAGGCTTTCGCGCAGGATGCGCAGCGCCCCACGAAGGAGCCACCGCGCGCCCGGCACCCACCGGTACAGGGCCTTTCGCAGGGCGCTGTTGGGTTTGTCGCCCCGGGGCAAGACCCATGCGGGCGTGCGCTGGAAGAGGACGAGCCGGCCCACCTCCGGCTGGATGGCCGGCACGATCTGCACCGCCGACGCGCCCGTGCCCACCACCCCCACCTGACGCCCAGCCAGCGCGTAGCCCGCATCCCACCGCGCCGAGTGCATCACCTTGCCCCGGAAGCGCTCCAACCCGGGCAGGGGTGGAATCACGGGCTCGCTCAACGTGCCCACCGCCGCCACGAGAGCGTCCGCGGTGAGGGTGCCGTGAGATGTCTCCAGCACCCAGCGCCGAGCCGTCACGTCCCACTTCGCGCGGAGGACCGCGTGCCCCAAGCGTAGGAAGGGCGCGAGCTGGAAGTGCCGCACACAGTCGCGCAGGTACTCCTGGATCTCCCAGCCCGGTGAGTAGGCGCGCGACCAGCCGGGGTTCGGCGCGAAGGAGAACGAATACAGCAGCGATTGCACGTCGCACGCGCAGCCGGGGTAGACGTTGTCACGCCAGACGCCCCCCACGTCATCCGCGCGCTCCAGGACGACGAAGTCGTCGTTGCCTTCCTGCCTCAAACGGATGGCCATGCCCAACCCTGCGAAGCCCGCGCCCACGATGGCGACGCGCACGTGCTGCGGAAGACGGGGAGCCACCGGATGGACCTCCTGGATGCGAAGGGGCGCGAAGCCCCCGACCTTCATGCTGTGCACATTCCACCCGGCTCGGCCCCCCGGGTCGAGGGGCCTGCCCACGCGCGTCCCCAAGCCTGTCCGACTGTCGGATAGGTTCGCGAGGCGTAGGATGCCCCGCCGTGACGACACCTCCGCCCT of Corallococcus exiguus contains these proteins:
- a CDS encoding flavin-containing monooxygenase; its protein translation is MKVGGFAPLRIQEVHPVAPRLPQHVRVAIVGAGFAGLGMAIRLRQEGNDDFVVLERADDVGGVWRDNVYPGCACDVQSLLYSFSFAPNPGWSRAYSPGWEIQEYLRDCVRHFQLAPFLRLGHAVLRAKWDVTARRWVLETSHGTLTADALVAAVGTLSEPVIPPLPGLERFRGKVMHSARWDAGYALAGRQVGVVGTGASAVQIVPAIQPEVGRLVLFQRTPAWVLPRGDKPNSALRKALYRWVPGARWLLRGALRILRESLALGFQHPWILRLAQPWVLRHMLKTVKDPSLRDRLTPRYTMGCKRILVSDDYLPALTRPNVEVVTASICEVREDAVVTGDGAVHPVDTLIFGTGFQATDMPMGHHIHGRDGRTLAQVWAGSPRAFLGTTVSGFPNLFLLQGPHTTLGHTSVLLMMEAQVEHVLGALRYLEARGAAAVEPDPGAQDAFVRDLEARLSSTVWNQGGCRSWYMDASGRNSALWPGSTTAFRHRVEHFEPSDYVTLPRAGVPRALRR